The Cyclobacterium amurskyense genome contains the following window.
TATACCTAGTTGAGCCGCCTTTTCTTTTGCAAGTTCTTCACTGACTTCACAAAGGGTAGCTACTTCAATATTCGGGTTTCTTCTTAGGGCTTCAATATGGGCAGGGCCTATAAATCCTGTTCCTACAACCGCTACTTTGATTTTTTCCATAAGGTTATTGTGTTCGATTTATTTAAAAAGATTAGCCCTAAAGATAGAAGGTACATTCGTATTTTTCAATGATTCGTAATTTTTACCTGTATTGTTTTTGCGTGTAAATGCGCTAGCCAATTGTAAATAAGTGGACAAAATGAGCTGACCTCCAATAAAATTTTAAATAAAACTTGTGAATTTGTGACTATCGAGTAATTTTGTTACTCCCAGTATGTGTGTTACGTGGCGAAGCTATGAGAGCACAATGATAGACCTTCGGTAAGTAGTAGTGATTTTGTTTTTTGCTTCTATTAATGTGTATTTTGTACCATGTTGATCTTTTACTTTTTTAAATTTTTGATTTGCTAGACGCTCTAATTACTTCCAAAACACGGATTAAATTATTGGTGAAATTTTTTTCTAATTCTGATAATCGTGGATATTTAAGAGGTTTGGCAGAAGAATTTGGTGAATCTACCAATTCAATCAGAGTTGAACTTAATCGCCTTTCCAATGCAGGATTACTTAGTTGGAAAAATGATGGTAAAACCAAAAGTTACCAAGCCAATGAAGTTCATCCACTTTACCAAGAACTCAAAAGTATTGTAAGTAAATATTTAGGGTTTGATACATTAATAGAGCAAGTGGTTCAGGGGTTAGGTTGTGTAAATAAAGCGATAATTCAAGGGGATTATGCGGAAGGAAAGGATACAGGCACCATTGAATTAACTATAATTGCAAGTTCTATTGACTTGGATTATTTAGACTTTTTGATCCAGACAACGGAAGGGAAAATCAATAGGAAATTAAAAGTAAATATTGTAGAAAGGGAGCCCAAAGAGGGCATCTTGGGTTTGGTAGTCTACGAGAAAGAGCTAGAATGAGTCAAACAAATAAATACCTTTCTGTGGTGGTACCTGTTTTTCAATCTGAGGTAGGATTATATGAATTGATTAAGAGACTTAAGGCTGTTTTGTTTTCTATTAGCCCAGATGTTGAATTGATTTTGGTCGACGATGGTAGCACTGATGGTAGCTGGGAGTTGATTGCAAAAGCAGCTTTGGAGGAATCGTTTATTAAAGGAATACGCTTTAGTAGGAATTTTGGGCAACATCATGCCATATTTGCAGGTTTAGATATGGCTCAAGGAGAATGGGTTGTGGTAATGGATGCTGACCTACAGGATCTTCCAGAAGAAATCCCAATGATGTTAACTAAAGTGCGATATGGCTATGAGGCGGTATTGGCTAGAAGAACTGGGAGAAAGGATAGTTGGGCGAGTAAAATTTTATCAACACTTTATTACAGAGTTTTTTACCTTATGTCTGGAATAAAGCAGGATCCAAGTATTGGGAATTTCGGTGTTTACAATAGAAAAATAATAGACAGTATTTTAAAGATGAGGGAAAATAATTGGTATTTCCCCACAATGGTTCATTGGGTAGGTTTTAATCAAAGTACTTTTAACGTAAAACATGGTGTTTCAACCAACAAAAGATCCAATTATTTTTTCAAATCTAAATTTCGCTTAGGACTTAATACCTTGCTTGCCTTTTCCGACAAACCCCTACGATTGACTGTAAAATTTGGTTTATTGGTAGCTTTTATTGGTTTTTTGTTTGCATTGATCACATTGATCCGTTATTTTTCAGGAGCTATTGAGGTTCCTGGTTATGCGAGTATGATCGTATCGCTTTGGATTCTTTTTGGCTGTTTACTCACGACCATAGGAATAGTTGGACTGTATGTTGGGAAAACTTTTGAGGGAGTAAAGAAACGTCCACGCTATATTATTGATCAAAAAACCTAAAATGATAAAATTCTTACCTTTTGACACATCTTTATTTGGTTACAGAGTAGGTAAACTTCAATTGGGAAGATGTCTGCCTGATTTGGATAGGGTACATAACCAAGCCAAAAATTTTGATTTAATATATGTGATGGGTAAGCCTGGTTTGGTCAAATTGGGTGGCTGGTCTCCAATCAGTACTCGGGTTGATTTAGTAAAAAACATAATAAAATCGGATTTTATTAAAGATTCTTCGCTCCATAATGAAGTTGAAATTTCAGAAATGATTATATCTGGAGAACTTTCCCAAACAGACCAAAAAGACTTGAGAGAGCTTGTTTTCACAAGCGGGCAATGGTCAAGGTTTAAGCAAGATTTGCTATTAGGTAATCAGGAATATGAAAAATTGTATAGTACTTGGTGGGAAACGATTAAAGAACAAAATCATAGTGTAATTGTCGCTAGAATATCGGGTAAGTTGGTTGGATTTATAACTTTTAAGTTACTGCGTGGACGAGGGCATGTTGATCTTTTTGCCGTTAAAGGTAGCGAACAAGGAAGAGGAATAGGAAGGCAATTGATGTATAAAGTCTTTGTGAAACTTAACTCTTTAGGTTTTAACCTAATAGGGCTTTCCACACAAAAGGCCAATAAAAGAGCCATGGAATTTTATAAAAATATTGGATTTCAACCTATAAAGGAAACCTTGATAGCGCATTGGCGACCTGGTTTAAAGCCACAAAATATCAATTGATCTTTGGTTTCTGATAATTATGAGGTAAAGCTTTATTCTCCAGAGCTAATTGGAGATTGGAAAAAGGTACTTCATGGGGCTACGAATGCCACCTTAATGCATGATAGAGATTTTTTGGCTTATCATCCTTCAGGGAAGTTTCAAGATTGTTCAGTAATATTATACAAAAACAGTTTGCCGAAAGCAGTGTTTGCTGCCCATAAGGAAGGTAGCGTGGTTTATTCGCATAAGGGCTTAAGTTATGGCGGACTAATTCACATACCTTGTTCTATCAATCAGAAGTTGGAACAGTTTAAAGTTTTGTTGAAGTTCTATGATTCATTGGGAATAGAAAGCCTTGAAATAAAAGAAACACCTTCCATTTACGAGCTGATTAAGGAGGAGTCTACAGCTTATATAATGCACCTTGCCCAAGCTAAAATTATTCAGATGGAGCTCTCTTTGGCAATTAATTTACCATTGAGGGTTACCCATAAAGGTAGGAAAGCCAATATTAAACAGGCTGAATTTGTTGGGTTGCAAATCATTGAGTCATGCGATCCTGATCTTTTTTGGGAAGAATTGCTCTTGCCAAACCTTGCCAATAGATACAATAAGAGACCAACCCATACTAAAGAGGAAATGGGTTATATAATGAAGTGCTTTCCTAATAATATTCGACAATTCAATGTCTACAAGGATAAAAATATTATTGCAGGAGCAACAGTATACCTCACATCTAATTGTTTACATACCCAATATTTGGCGAGTAACCAGCAAGGAAGAAAGTTACATGCACTCGACTTTTTAATTAAATACCTAAGTGAAAATTTTTCAGACCAAAGGAAGTTGTTGGACTTTGGCCATTCAAATGAAAATAACGGATTGAGTATTAATAAGTCCCTTTTTCGATGGAAAGAGAGTTTTGGGGCTAAGCCTTATGTCCATAAGCATTTTCTTGTCCCAACCAATGCCTGGCATGCTTTAGATACAGTATATACCAAGCCCTCTAATTAATAGTATGCCTAAAAGGTCATTGCCATCTTTTGATAGGTTAAAGCTTCTGAAGCAAAAAAATGTAAAGTATATTGTAACCTGTTACCAGAATGAATTTTTTTGTGAAAATCATCCAAAAGGAAAATGTACTCGTGGTTTCTTTTCTTTGTTTTTACAAGTTGTTTATGGAATAGGATTTGCCAAAGAACACGGTCTTCCATTATATGTTGATTTTGGGAATGTTACTTACCCTTATTCTAAATGTGAGGTAAGCAATGAACCGAACAACTTTTGGGATAAGCTAGTTGATCAGCCACTACTTACATCAATGGATGTACCCGTTCCAAATAAGGAATATGAAGTTTACCCTTTACGAATTTGGAACAGAAATCACTACCGTTACTTACATCAGTTAATGCTTACGGGTATCAAATTTAGAAATGAATTAAGAGCGGATATAAATGAGGTCAAAATTAGAATGGCTAAGCTAAAGACCCTTGGAGTTCATATTCGGAAAACTGATCATTTTCAAGAAGTCACTCCAGTCAAGGATAAAGTTTTTTTTCGTCAGATAGAAAAAAAAATAACGAATTATGACAGGTTATTTGTAGCCACAGATGACAGTGAAATGTTAGCAATATTAAAGGGTAAATTTCCCGATAAAATCATGGCTAATGACTGTGTTAGGTCCGTAGGGTCTCAACCCATCCATCATAAAGAGGGACAAAAAGATGGGTTTTTACTAGCGAAGGAGGCCTTAATGGACTGCATTACCCTATCTAACTGTGATGAACTTATTTTATCCCCTTCCAACCTTTCTTATGCTGCATTGGTATTCAATCCGGAAGTAAACTATACAATAGTCGAAAGTCATGCTGCCAAATGGAACCGTTTAAAAACCTTATTGGCTTTTCATTTGGACAGGTTAGGGATTAGAAAATGGTAGGTAATGATTGAGATCTTCCCAAAAATAGTTGATATCAAAAGCATTTGTCCTAAGTGTTTGAATAAGGCAAATTTTGAATCTGAAGTGTATTTTCAAGGGATACATGTGTTGGGAAAAAATGTTTGCAATGCATGTGGTACCGAATATATATCAACAATTCCTACAGGGCATTCCACCTTTTTTCCTGTTTCCTTTACCTTAGACAAAAGACACCAAAGGTTTGATAAAGAATCAGGGAGTTGGATGGCATTACCTCTAATTAGCTCGGTCTGTGAGGGATTAAGTGTTGAAGGGGTTTTTAAACGCTATAACCTAGGGGGGGAGAAAGAGTTAATTTTGATTAACTGTTTGGATGATTGCTTTGGACATGTATTTACTAAAGTTTGGAATGTTTACTTGGAGCTACAAAATCGTCAAAATAAGACGATAGCTGTATTAATTCCAGCACAATGCCGATGGCTATTGCCTTCAACAGGAATTGAAATTTGGTCTGTAAATTTAGCGTTAGGACAAATCAAACAAGGCATTAAAGGGCTTGATGAATGGATAAGGAATCAGTTTCAAAGGTTCAATAAAGTTTTACTGCATCCTACATATATTCACCTAAACCACCAGAGTTTGGATTTTAAACAAATTTTAGGTGTTGCGCCATTTGACTTAAAACAATTTACAAATTTATCTCCGCAAATTACTTTTGTATGGAGAGAGGATAGGTTTTGGTTAAGTAACCGATTCCTTTATTTCTTAAGTAAAGTTTCAAAAAAATATAAACTGGAGACCCTTTTCTCACCATTTTTCATTTGGAGGCAAGAGCAATTAATAAAGAGGGTAGTTAAATTAATCAAGCGCAACCTTCCTAGCTCTAGTTTTACCATTACAGGGAAAGGGAAGCTTGGGAATTTGCCATCAATAATTAAGGACGAAAGACATGAGTTTATAGACCTGAAAGTTGAGCATAAATGGAATCAAATTTTCAGTAAAACGCATGTTATAATTGGTGTGCATGGGTCCCATATGCTGATACCTTCTACTTTAGCAGCAGGATTTATTGAAATATTACCAAGGTATAAAATTGATCATTTGACGGAGGATATCGCACAATCACATAACAGTAGGTTAAGCCATTTCCTAGGGCGGTTTGTAGATGAATATGCCGGTGCAGGATTGATTTCCAGACATGTTGTTAGCCTGGTGAAGAAATTTGATTTTGTGAAGCGAAATATGGAATCAGAGGCAGTTTAAGCTTTAAAGCGATTAATTATCAATGAATATACTCAAGACATTTATTAAAAAACATTTTTATTACTTTTCGTACTTCTATCAAATAGTTCGTGGAAGGCTTTTTATTGCTTTTGGGTTAAGTATGTTGGTAGCCTTGATGGATGGGCTAGGTCTCACCATGTTTTTACCATTATTGGAAATGGTAGATGGAGGGAACGCCAGTGGTGAAGGTATGGGCAAGCTTGAATTTATTCTTGGTGCAATGGGAAGTTTAGGAATTCCAATTACGGTATCAGCTATTCTTTTGATAATGGCCTTCTTTTTTATATTTAAAGGAGTTTTAAAGTTTATTGAACAGTATTATAGTGTTTTAGTTAGAAGGTTTTTTGTACGAAAAATGAGGTTTTCAATTGTAGATTTATTTGAAGACTATTCCTTCAAAAATTTCATAAAACAAGATTCTGGGAGAATTCAAAATACTGCTACAGGTGAAATAGAAAGAATTTTAATTGCTTTTAATAGCTATATGTATGTATTACAAGCCTTTTCAATGATATTCATTTATGTAGCAATGGCTTTTAGTGTAAATGTTAGATTTTCACTTTTCGTGATGATTGGTGGTGTGCTTTCAAATTTTCTTTATTCGGCCATTTACAAAAGAACGAAAATACATTCCGTAGACGTTTCAAAAGGGAACCACTATTTTCAAAGTCTTTTAATTCAAAAAATAGCCAATTTTAAATATTTAAAAGCGAGTGGACTACTTAAAACCTATGGCAATAAGCTAAGAAGTCAAATCAATGCCATTGAGTACCATTATAAAAAACTAGGTTTATTTTCCTCCATAATAACAGCCATTAGGGAGCCGATTATTATTGTAATTATTGTTGTTGTTATTCTTTTTGAGGTCAATGTAACAGGCGGAAGTTTTTCTGGAATAATATTGAGTTTATTGTTTTTTTATCGTTCTCTAACCTATTTATTGGCTCTACAGGCATATTGGAATTCGGTTATGGCTAATTATGGTTCTTTAGAAAATATAAAAGAATTCACAAAAGAATTAAAAGTTGGAAGGGAGTCTCAAGGAAAGGTTAAGATTGATGGTTTTCAGAAGGAAATAAGGTTGGATAATGTGAGTTTTGGTTATGGGGAAAAGAGGATTTTGAATAGTGTTTCTTTTGCTATTGTTAAGAATCATGTAATAGCAATTGTTGGCGAAAGTGGTTCGGGGAAGTCTACCTTGATGAATATTTTGGCAGGTCTTTTTTTACCGGATAGTGGATCAATTACTTTAGATGAAATTAACATGAAAGAAATTGATAGAAATTATTTTCAAAAGAAAATCGGCTACATTACTCAGGAACCTGTCATTTTCGATGATACTATTTATAACAATGTTAGTTTTTGGGATAAAGACACAGATGAAAATCGGAAAAAATGCAAAGAAGCCCTTAATAAGGCTTCAGTATTAGAGTTTGTTGAGTCTTTGGAAAATAAAGAGGATAGTAGACTGGGAAATAATGGGGTTATGGTAAGTGGAGGACAGAAACAAAGAATATCCATTGCTAGAGAACTGTATAAGGGTATTGATTTATTGCTTATGGATGAGGCCACATCTGCTTTAGATTCTGAAACCGAATTAGGGATTCAAGAGAATATTGACAAACTCAGGGGACAGGTAACTATAATAATTATCGCCCATCGATTATCGACAATTAAAAATGCTGACCGTATCTTATTATTGAAGGATGGGGAAATACAGGCTTCTGGTGATTTTGAGGAATTAGAAAATAATTCTAATGCGTTTAAAAAGATGGTTGCTCTGCAAGCTTTTTAAGATTACCATTATAAACTATATAGTTTAAATTGAAATAGAATATTTTGAATCCAACTTTTATAATACAAGCTAGGTCTAATTCAACAAGATTACCTTTTAAAATGACTAGGTTATTTTATAAAGAATTTTCAATATTGGAGATTATAATTAATAGGATTAAAAGAAGTTTTCCTAACTCAAAAATTATTATAGCGACTACTGACCATAAGTCTGATGATAAATTGGTGAATTTGATTTCCAAATTATCAGTTTTTGTATATAGAGGGAGTATTGACAATGTAATAAGTAGATTTATTGCAATAGGGGATCAGTATGGAGTGGAGGAATTCGTTAGGGTTTGTTCGGATAATTTATTCTTAGATATGGGCTTACTTCATAATATGATAAGTAATTATTCCAAGAATATTGATTACATGACATATAAGGTAAATGGGAAACCGTCAATGAAAACATCTTTTGGTTTTTTTGCTGAAATTTCTAAAATCAGTGTTCTTAAATCTGTTGTGAAAAACACTGATGAGAGTGAATACTTGGAGCATGTAACAAATTATATTTATAGTAATCCGGGTCAATATAGATTAAAATTTTTGGACACAGATAAAATTTTTAATAGGTATGCCGATATAAGGTTCACTATTGATACTATTACGGATTTTAATATTGCCAAAGTGGCATATAAAACGTTATTAGAATCGAACCCTAATTTCGATTATCTAGATGTTATAAATTGGGCAATTGAAAATAATAAGCTTGAATTAATGGCAACTGAAAATAACAAAAATATTAAATAATGGAGGAAATATATTTAATAGGTGAGATTGGTCAAAATCACAATGGGTCAGTTGATATTGCAAAATTAATTATTGACTGCGCAGTGAGGGAGCCCAAGGAGGATTTATTTAATCTAAATCTTAATGGTTTAAATGCAGTTAAACTTACTAAAAGAGATTTGGACTTTGAATTGAGTTCTTCTCAGCTTAATAAGCCCTATAATTCTCCGCATTCATTTGGTAAAACCTATGGAGACCATAGGAGGGTACTTGAACTTTCAAATGAGCAACATTTTGAAATATATAAATACGCTAAAGAAAAAGGTCTTGATTTCGTAGAAACACTTTGTGCACCATCTTGTACTTCAATTTTTAAATTTTTCACACCTGATTATCTTAAAGTTGCCTCTAGAGACCTTACGAATTTACCCCTTCTAGATGAACTTGCAAAAGCTAGAATTCCTATGATTCTATCTACTGGCATGTCAGGAAAAGAGGATTTAGACATTGCTTTGGAAACCATATTGAAATATCACAATGATGTTTCAATCCTTCATTGTGTAAGTCAATACCCTACAGCCCCTCAAAATGTAAATTTAAATTCAATAAAATTTTTAAAAAATAACTACCCTGAGTATACCATAGGTTATTCTGATCATACGATTGGGATTTCTATACCAGTAGCAGCAGTAGCTATGGGAGCGAAAATTATTGAGAAGCATATCACCCTAGATAGACGTATGAAAGGTACAGATCAAAGTGGCTCTCTAGGGCCTGATGGTTTAAATAGGATGGTCCGTGATATAAGGTTGCTTGAGCTCTCCATGGGGGTGGAAGATTCATTTGTTTGTGACAGTGTTTTGGAATCAAAAATAAAACTTGAAAGGTCAATTGCCTTAAAAGTGGATTTGAAAAAAGGGGATAAAATTACAATTGATCATATTCATCTATTGAGCCCAGGTGATGGGGTTAAGTGGATTGAAAGAGATAAAGTAATCGGGAAAAAGTTAATAACTGATAAATTGAAAAATGAACTGATCTTTGAAGAAGATTTAGCACCCAAGTTTTGAATTGAAATATGGATTATTGAATAAAATGTTGATTTAAAAGTACGAATTTATTTAAAATGAATATAAAACTTGTTCTTACGGACATTGACGGTGTGTGGACTGATGGTGGAATGTACTATGACCAGACAGGGAATGAATTTAAAAAATTTAACACCTATGATAGTGCAGGAGTGTTATGGTGTCAAAAAATGAATGTACCTATGGGCATTATTACAGGAGAAAAAACCGAAATCGTTAAAAATAGGGCTAGTAAACTTAATGTTGATTTCTTGTATCAAGGTATTAATGATAAACTGGAAGTAGCAAGAAAATTGGCTTTAGAATTGAATATTGGACTTGAAAATATTGCTTATATTGGGGATGATTTGAATGACATTGAACTTTTAAAAGTTGCAGGATTTTCAGCATGTCCTTCTTCGGCTCCAACTTATATTCAAAAGCTTGTTCATGTTGTTTTAAAGAAAAAGGGTGGAGAGGGAGTTTTTAGGGAATTTGTAGAGTTTATTTTTGAAGAATCAATACATAATTTTTTGGAACCCAATGAGGATAAATAAAATTAAAATGGTTTATCAGGGACTTCATGTTGACTTGAATAGAAATACAATACCTGACAAAAGAAATTTTGGCACTATTCTTTTAAAATTTATTAAGGCCTGCTTGTCAATGAAGTTTTATGGTATTTCAACTTTTAAACAAAAACATTTATTTTTCTTTAACACAAATAATCAATTTGAGGCATTAAAAAATATTTACAAAGAATTAAATGCGAATGCCTTTGCCTACTATCATGGATATGATCTGGGTCTTGTATCAAACGATCGATTAAAAAGATATCCTTTTTGGATATCTTACTTCTTTAGTCTCTATGCTTATTTTTTTGATTATCAATTGATTAAAAAAATTAATGATAAGCTAAAATCAAAGAATAGCAATACTGCTATTAAGTACATTGCTTGTATTACCCTTGGTCATTACTATTTAAATTTATTTATTTTAAAGGCATTAAGACCGAATTATTTATGGCTTTCAAATGATCACTCGTACAATAATGTAGGTTTCTTGTTCGCCTCCAAAGTGCAAAATATTTCCTCAATTTATATTCAACATGCTTCCGTTTCGTCGATATTTCCAAGTTTAAGGTTTGATTATTCTTTTCTTGACGGTGAGATTGCCAATAAAACATATGATGATATTGGTATCTGTGGAACAAAAGTATTCTTATATGGTATTCCAAAAATGGATGGGTGGATCAATAAATACACTTCAAATGCTAAGATTAAAAATATTTTAATCTGCGTAAATGAAATGGACGATTTAAAGAAATTTGAAAACTTAATTGATTTATTGTTACAAAATAATTATTTAGTTTACCTAAGGAAACATCCTTATTTAGACTATAAGTTTAGAAATGAAGACAAAGTTGAAATTAAAAGCCAAAAATCATTTATGGAAGCGCTAGCTGGTATTGATATGATGATTGGTGGAGATTCTAATGTGCACTTAGAAGCAGCAATAACTAATATTCCTTCAATTTATTTTTCAACTTCTCATTTATGGGATTACTATGGGTTTTTAAAATTTGGTCTTTTTACAATTGCAACGAAAGATGTAAATGAAATAGTCCAAAGCATAGAAAATTATACAAGTTCAGATGAGGTTTACTTACGTGCTAAAAGTTTTTGTGAATCCATAGGTACAAGTTATCAAAACAAAACTACAAGAAAGATTATAGATGAGGTAAATAATTTTTAGTCTGATTAAATGTATCATAAATCTTAGGAAGGAATTTTATAAAAAAAATATAATGCGTGTGGCACAATCCTACAAACTTCCCCTTAAAGTAAATGGCCCGTCTTATGTCAATAACAATACTTATTTAGGTCAAAATGTTAATTTTAAAGGATTTAAAGTTAATGGAAATGTAACAATTGGTGATAATTTTCATTCTGGTGCTTAATGTGTAGTGATCACAGACAACCATAACTTTGAAGGAAAAAAAATACCACATGATGAAAGCTATA
Protein-coding sequences here:
- a CDS encoding ArsR family transcriptional regulator, with product MKFFSNSDNRGYLRGLAEEFGESTNSIRVELNRLSNAGLLSWKNDGKTKSYQANEVHPLYQELKSIVSKYLGFDTLIEQVVQGLGCVNKAIIQGDYAEGKDTGTIELTIIASSIDLDYLDFLIQTTEGKINRKLKVNIVEREPKEGILGLVVYEKELE
- a CDS encoding glycosyltransferase family 2 protein gives rise to the protein MSQTNKYLSVVVPVFQSEVGLYELIKRLKAVLFSISPDVELILVDDGSTDGSWELIAKAALEESFIKGIRFSRNFGQHHAIFAGLDMAQGEWVVVMDADLQDLPEEIPMMLTKVRYGYEAVLARRTGRKDSWASKILSTLYYRVFYLMSGIKQDPSIGNFGVYNRKIIDSILKMRENNWYFPTMVHWVGFNQSTFNVKHGVSTNKRSNYFFKSKFRLGLNTLLAFSDKPLRLTVKFGLLVAFIGFLFALITLIRYFSGAIEVPGYASMIVSLWILFGCLLTTIGIVGLYVGKTFEGVKKRPRYIIDQKT
- a CDS encoding GNAT family N-acetyltransferase; its protein translation is MIKFLPFDTSLFGYRVGKLQLGRCLPDLDRVHNQAKNFDLIYVMGKPGLVKLGGWSPISTRVDLVKNIIKSDFIKDSSLHNEVEISEMIISGELSQTDQKDLRELVFTSGQWSRFKQDLLLGNQEYEKLYSTWWETIKEQNHSVIVARISGKLVGFITFKLLRGRGHVDLFAVKGSEQGRGIGRQLMYKVFVKLNSLGFNLIGLSTQKANKRAMEFYKNIGFQPIKETLIAHWRPGLKPQNIN
- a CDS encoding O-fucosyltransferase family protein, giving the protein MPKRSLPSFDRLKLLKQKNVKYIVTCYQNEFFCENHPKGKCTRGFFSLFLQVVYGIGFAKEHGLPLYVDFGNVTYPYSKCEVSNEPNNFWDKLVDQPLLTSMDVPVPNKEYEVYPLRIWNRNHYRYLHQLMLTGIKFRNELRADINEVKIRMAKLKTLGVHIRKTDHFQEVTPVKDKVFFRQIEKKITNYDRLFVATDDSEMLAILKGKFPDKIMANDCVRSVGSQPIHHKEGQKDGFLLAKEALMDCITLSNCDELILSPSNLSYAALVFNPEVNYTIVESHAAKWNRLKTLLAFHLDRLGIRKW
- a CDS encoding ABC transporter ATP-binding protein; the encoded protein is MNILKTFIKKHFYYFSYFYQIVRGRLFIAFGLSMLVALMDGLGLTMFLPLLEMVDGGNASGEGMGKLEFILGAMGSLGIPITVSAILLIMAFFFIFKGVLKFIEQYYSVLVRRFFVRKMRFSIVDLFEDYSFKNFIKQDSGRIQNTATGEIERILIAFNSYMYVLQAFSMIFIYVAMAFSVNVRFSLFVMIGGVLSNFLYSAIYKRTKIHSVDVSKGNHYFQSLLIQKIANFKYLKASGLLKTYGNKLRSQINAIEYHYKKLGLFSSIITAIREPIIIVIIVVVILFEVNVTGGSFSGIILSLLFFYRSLTYLLALQAYWNSVMANYGSLENIKEFTKELKVGRESQGKVKIDGFQKEIRLDNVSFGYGEKRILNSVSFAIVKNHVIAIVGESGSGKSTLMNILAGLFLPDSGSITLDEINMKEIDRNYFQKKIGYITQEPVIFDDTIYNNVSFWDKDTDENRKKCKEALNKASVLEFVESLENKEDSRLGNNGVMVSGGQKQRISIARELYKGIDLLLMDEATSALDSETELGIQENIDKLRGQVTIIIIAHRLSTIKNADRILLLKDGEIQASGDFEELENNSNAFKKMVALQAF
- a CDS encoding cytidylyltransferase domain-containing protein, which encodes MNPTFIIQARSNSTRLPFKMTRLFYKEFSILEIIINRIKRSFPNSKIIIATTDHKSDDKLVNLISKLSVFVYRGSIDNVISRFIAIGDQYGVEEFVRVCSDNLFLDMGLLHNMISNYSKNIDYMTYKVNGKPSMKTSFGFFAEISKISVLKSVVKNTDESEYLEHVTNYIYSNPGQYRLKFLDTDKIFNRYADIRFTIDTITDFNIAKVAYKTLLESNPNFDYLDVINWAIENNKLELMATENNKNIK
- a CDS encoding N-acetylneuraminate synthase family protein, which encodes MEEIYLIGEIGQNHNGSVDIAKLIIDCAVREPKEDLFNLNLNGLNAVKLTKRDLDFELSSSQLNKPYNSPHSFGKTYGDHRRVLELSNEQHFEIYKYAKEKGLDFVETLCAPSCTSIFKFFTPDYLKVASRDLTNLPLLDELAKARIPMILSTGMSGKEDLDIALETILKYHNDVSILHCVSQYPTAPQNVNLNSIKFLKNNYPEYTIGYSDHTIGISIPVAAVAMGAKIIEKHITLDRRMKGTDQSGSLGPDGLNRMVRDIRLLELSMGVEDSFVCDSVLESKIKLERSIALKVDLKKGDKITIDHIHLLSPGDGVKWIERDKVIGKKLITDKLKNELIFEEDLAPKF
- a CDS encoding KdsC family phosphatase, with the translated sequence MNIKLVLTDIDGVWTDGGMYYDQTGNEFKKFNTYDSAGVLWCQKMNVPMGIITGEKTEIVKNRASKLNVDFLYQGINDKLEVARKLALELNIGLENIAYIGDDLNDIELLKVAGFSACPSSAPTYIQKLVHVVLKKKGGEGVFREFVEFIFEESIHNFLEPNEDK